From Zhongshania aliphaticivorans, one genomic window encodes:
- a CDS encoding vWA domain-containing protein has product MKYAASLSLLIIFAIAFIFLRGPQDSLLESQGTSEISAPNEFEHHAINELAEPQRNAVKDEAYTSAIGLAAPKPASEKMLAEHFAGAQAAAAHAKQIKESAMLVRQRSHFIADTDSSMSIAPRDREGYAAKTENRFLSVALSPLSTFGLEVDSASYANMRRQINNGQIPVPASVRLEELVNYFNYNFPAPTGKHPIAVMSDYAVAPWNPAHRIAMIGVKAVDTTASSERGARITFLLDTSGSMNSPNKLPLLIRSFQTLLSNLKQDDQVAIVTYAGSAGVVLPPTPVTESNRIQRALANLSARGSTAGGAGIALAYDVARKQFDSKATNLVILATDGDFNVGASSDGELKAMIEKQRASGVFLSVIGMGTGNYQDAKMQVLAEAGNGVAHYLDSDAEAQRLFGSELSRTLHIAAKDVKVQVEFSLVLSQSEHAGSASYAAALRRARAVLPLMPDDKRSEFIGLIERLTTTRIAQE; this is encoded by the coding sequence ATGAAATACGCCGCCAGTTTGTCACTACTTATTATCTTTGCGATAGCTTTTATATTTTTACGAGGGCCACAAGATTCACTCTTAGAAAGTCAGGGCACTTCAGAAATTTCCGCCCCAAATGAATTCGAACACCACGCGATAAACGAGCTTGCTGAGCCGCAGCGGAATGCTGTAAAGGACGAGGCCTATACATCTGCTATTGGCCTGGCAGCTCCCAAACCGGCATCTGAAAAGATGCTTGCGGAACATTTTGCTGGCGCTCAGGCAGCGGCTGCGCATGCTAAGCAAATAAAGGAGTCCGCCATGCTGGTCAGGCAGCGATCTCATTTTATCGCGGATACGGATTCCTCAATGAGCATCGCCCCACGAGATAGAGAAGGCTATGCCGCCAAAACCGAGAACCGCTTTTTGTCGGTGGCGCTATCGCCGCTATCCACCTTTGGGCTTGAAGTAGATTCGGCGAGTTACGCTAATATGCGTCGTCAAATCAATAACGGCCAAATCCCCGTGCCCGCCAGTGTGAGATTAGAGGAGCTGGTAAATTATTTTAATTACAACTTCCCTGCGCCAACAGGCAAGCATCCTATTGCGGTGATGTCAGATTACGCGGTAGCGCCGTGGAACCCTGCGCACCGCATTGCCATGATCGGCGTGAAGGCGGTGGACACCACCGCTAGCAGTGAGCGCGGCGCACGCATCACATTTTTACTCGACACCTCGGGCTCTATGAATAGCCCCAATAAATTGCCGCTGCTTATCCGCAGCTTTCAAACCTTGCTCTCGAATTTAAAGCAAGATGATCAGGTTGCGATTGTGACTTACGCGGGGAGTGCCGGAGTGGTATTGCCGCCCACGCCAGTTACCGAATCTAATCGCATTCAGCGGGCCTTGGCCAATCTTAGCGCACGTGGCTCTACCGCCGGTGGTGCAGGCATCGCCTTGGCCTATGATGTTGCCCGCAAGCAGTTTGATAGCAAGGCCACTAACCTAGTGATTCTCGCCACCGACGGCGACTTTAATGTTGGCGCCAGCAGCGACGGCGAGCTAAAAGCAATGATCGAGAAGCAGCGCGCCAGCGGCGTATTTCTGTCGGTGATTGGCATGGGCACTGGCAATTATCAAGACGCGAAAATGCAGGTCTTGGCCGAGGCCGGTAACGGCGTTGCGCATTATTTGGATTCCGACGCAGAAGCCCAGCGCTTGTTTGGCTCCGAGCTAAGCCGCACCCTACACATTGCGGCTAAAGACGTGAAAGTGCAGGTGGAGTTTAGCTTGGTACTGTCGCAGTCTGAGCATGCTGGTTCAGCCAGCTACGCGGCAGCCCTGCGCCGCGCAAGAGCGGTATTGCCGCTTATGCCAGATGACAAACGCAGCGAATTTATTGGTCTAATAGAAAGGCTCACCACTACTAGGATCGCCCAAGAGTGA
- a CDS encoding PaaI family thioesterase, translating to MSNIPEGFEPIFRSSPYLELLGPIFNKKTENGLVIGLRAEEKHCNAREQVHGGVFSSLADIALGYNAAFSGDSPVPIVTASLTIDYAGSAKLGDWIEIETDLQKVGRKMAFANCYFIVNTKRIARASGVFTVISA from the coding sequence ATGAGTAATATCCCAGAAGGATTTGAGCCAATTTTCAGAAGCAGTCCATATTTGGAGTTATTAGGCCCTATATTTAATAAGAAAACGGAAAATGGATTGGTAATAGGATTACGAGCTGAAGAAAAGCATTGTAATGCTAGAGAACAAGTACATGGTGGAGTTTTTAGTAGCCTCGCCGATATTGCTCTTGGGTATAATGCAGCTTTTTCAGGTGATTCTCCTGTTCCAATCGTTACGGCAAGTCTCACTATAGATTATGCTGGGTCAGCTAAACTAGGTGATTGGATTGAAATAGAAACTGACTTACAAAAAGTTGGTCGTAAAATGGCGTTCGCTAATTGCTATTTTATTGTAAATACAAAACGTATTGCGCGGGCTAGTGGTGTATTTACAGTCATCAGCGCATAA
- a CDS encoding RNA polymerase sigma factor gives MNNAEVDALIVDLQAGGAQRKHAVTQLYTEFSGKFTRFLQLRGVPESESEDLMHDIFLAFIRRCDGFTPSGQGRGWLWSVVRSKLADRYRQASRENTETYDDNWEIESGSYDEARLQACIAGQMSVFTRDYPEGAQALSWVIDDELDLRSVAELLGRSYGATREFMSQIRSRLRAYIDPCLVG, from the coding sequence ATGAATAATGCCGAGGTCGACGCGCTTATTGTGGATCTTCAGGCCGGAGGTGCCCAGCGCAAACACGCCGTAACCCAGCTCTATACAGAATTTTCTGGAAAATTTACCCGCTTCTTACAACTCCGTGGTGTGCCAGAGTCCGAGTCAGAAGACCTGATGCACGACATCTTTCTCGCCTTTATTAGACGCTGCGATGGCTTCACTCCGAGTGGGCAAGGGCGAGGCTGGCTGTGGTCAGTAGTGCGCTCAAAATTGGCGGATCGTTACCGGCAAGCGAGTAGAGAAAATACAGAAACCTATGACGATAACTGGGAGATCGAATCTGGAAGCTACGACGAAGCGCGACTGCAAGCCTGTATCGCAGGCCAAATGTCGGTATTTACCCGAGACTACCCCGAAGGCGCCCAAGCGCTATCGTGGGTGATTGATGATGAACTAGACCTGCGCTCAGTAGCAGAATTACTCGGCCGCAGTTACGGCGCTACCCGAGAATTTATGTCGCAAATACGGTCGCGGTTACGAGCCTATATAGACCCGTGTTTGGTGGGGTGA
- a CDS encoding type II toxin-antitoxin system RelE/ParE family toxin, which translates to MLGLEITPEAESDLVDIWVYTCNEWGVDQADKYLDQLERGINQLIAHPELGLDYSHVLPGYRQLHQEHHLVFYRLEKHYILIVRVLHESMDAPRRIAE; encoded by the coding sequence GTGCTTGGCCTTGAAATAACGCCGGAGGCGGAATCCGATCTCGTCGATATTTGGGTCTACACTTGCAACGAGTGGGGTGTTGATCAGGCGGATAAGTACTTGGATCAATTGGAACGTGGCATCAATCAACTGATCGCTCATCCTGAACTGGGACTCGATTATAGTCACGTACTCCCTGGGTATCGCCAGCTTCACCAAGAGCACCATTTGGTATTTTATCGACTAGAAAAACACTACATTCTTATCGTTCGGGTGCTGCATGAGAGTATGGACGCACCTCGTCGAATTGCGGAATAG
- a CDS encoding LysR family transcriptional regulator, which produces MQAMDWSDVHYCLAVIQEGSVTAAAKKLGVNHTTVSRRISALEKTLHASLFDRSTSGWSVTPVGESILPNLEQMQEAASAIERSVHADRKDLNGTLRITALDVCIQRILLPGLKAFSEKYPSIHVELLASEEALDLSVHAADIAFRTTNNPPPNVVGKKIADFNYGVYATKSAWEDYMAGRGDVGAISWMLDGNAIPEWLRQSYPDMPIRYRSNSLNVIYDLVRQGSGFAEIPCSLGNSDPDLIKIPAQGVMEPMGFWLLTNLDLRTTARIRIFRDFMLDYLQPIVERFESQSAL; this is translated from the coding sequence ATGCAGGCGATGGATTGGAGTGATGTGCATTACTGCTTGGCAGTGATCCAAGAGGGTTCGGTGACAGCCGCGGCGAAGAAGCTGGGTGTTAATCACACCACGGTGTCTCGGCGTATAAGCGCGTTGGAGAAAACCCTGCACGCGTCTTTGTTTGATCGCTCTACCTCGGGTTGGTCGGTGACCCCGGTGGGGGAGTCTATTTTGCCCAATCTGGAGCAGATGCAAGAGGCCGCGAGTGCCATAGAGCGCAGCGTGCATGCCGACCGCAAGGACCTTAATGGCACGCTGCGGATTACGGCATTGGATGTGTGTATTCAGCGCATTTTGTTGCCGGGCCTGAAGGCCTTCAGCGAAAAATACCCCAGTATTCATGTGGAGCTATTGGCGTCAGAAGAGGCCTTGGATTTGTCGGTGCATGCGGCGGATATCGCTTTTCGCACTACCAATAATCCGCCGCCGAATGTGGTTGGCAAGAAAATCGCCGATTTCAATTATGGGGTTTATGCCACCAAAAGCGCGTGGGAGGATTATATGGCGGGGCGCGGCGATGTGGGCGCGATTTCGTGGATGTTAGACGGCAATGCAATTCCCGAATGGCTGCGGCAAAGCTACCCTGATATGCCGATTCGCTATCGCTCTAACTCCTTGAATGTGATTTATGATTTAGTCAGGCAGGGCAGCGGCTTTGCTGAAATACCCTGTTCTCTGGGCAATAGCGATCCCGATTTAATCAAAATTCCCGCGCAGGGTGTCATGGAGCCGATGGGCTTTTGGTTGCTGACGAACCTTGATTTGCGCACTACTGCCAGAATTCGAATTTTTCGCGACTTTATGCTGGATTACTTACAACCCATAGTCGAGCGATTCGAGTCGCAGTCTGCCTTGTGA
- a CDS encoding DUF1993 domain-containing protein, with translation MLYDLTVVQFSTMLSNLSVILDKGAAFAESKKIDVDALLTSRLALDQFNLIRQVQISCDAAKLSVARLTGKADSAPKHEDFETTMAELQARIKSVQDYLAGFSEADFDGAEERKVVLPWFEGKYLLGKDFAQRFAIPNFYFHVSTAYAILRHHGVELGKMDYLGAIPFQDL, from the coding sequence ATGCTTTACGATCTAACTGTCGTGCAGTTCAGTACTATGTTGTCTAATTTAAGCGTAATTTTAGATAAAGGCGCCGCATTTGCTGAGAGCAAAAAAATTGATGTCGACGCCTTGCTGACCTCGCGTTTGGCGCTGGATCAATTTAATTTAATCCGCCAAGTGCAAATTAGCTGCGACGCCGCCAAGCTGAGCGTGGCGCGCCTAACCGGCAAGGCCGATAGCGCCCCTAAGCATGAAGATTTTGAAACCACCATGGCTGAGCTTCAAGCGCGAATTAAATCGGTTCAGGACTACTTGGCGGGGTTTAGCGAAGCCGACTTTGACGGGGCCGAAGAGCGCAAGGTGGTATTGCCGTGGTTTGAGGGCAAGTACTTGCTTGGTAAGGATTTTGCCCAACGTTTTGCGATACCCAATTTCTATTTTCACGTCAGTACGGCCTACGCGATTCTTCGCCATCACGGCGTAGAGCTGGGCAAAATGGACTACCTTGGTGCAATCCCCTTCCAAGATTTGTAA
- a CDS encoding site-specific integrase, with the protein MDDIRHHIPERPARFIDQLRYHIRSVGLSYPTEQTYVYWVKHFIYFHNKQHPKDLGARHIKAFLSHLAINRHCAVATQKVALNALIYLYRRFFGLALEDASTRFKAIAGGL; encoded by the coding sequence ATGGATGACATCAGGCACCACATACCAGAACGCCCAGCGCGTTTTATTGACCAATTACGGTACCATATTCGGAGCGTAGGGCTGTCTTACCCCACCGAGCAAACCTATGTTTATTGGGTCAAGCACTTCATTTATTTCCATAACAAACAGCACCCCAAAGACCTTGGTGCGCGGCATATCAAAGCGTTTTTAAGTCATTTGGCAATAAATCGCCATTGCGCAGTGGCGACGCAGAAAGTTGCACTGAATGCACTGATATATCTATACAGACGATTTTTCGGATTAGCCTTAGAGGACGCAAGCACGCGCTTCAAGGCGATTGCCGGTGGTCTATAG
- the ahpF gene encoding alkyl hydroperoxide reductase subunit F: MLDAKMKTQLEAYLQNLKTPVELVAYLDGQDKSRELETLMNEVSALSPLVSLVEGDDQDARRPAMGVRSVASGTEMRFAGVPLGHEFTSLVLAVLHSGGHPMKIDKELIEQVRNLDGEYRFETYISLSCQTCPEVVQALNMMAAINPQIRNEMIDGAMFQDEVEARKVLAVPTVFMNGQQFSQGRISLADILKKMDKNAGARSLKKLAEKDIFDMLVVGGGPAGASAAIYAARKGIRTGVLADKFGGQLLDTVSIENFISVNETEGPKLVANLEAHVGAYDVDIMAGHQASGLSVADDGSIEISVEGGAVLRSRSVLLATGARWREMNVPGEQEYRGKGVAYCPHCDGPLFKGKSVAVIGGGNSGIEAAIDLAGITGHVTVLEFDSKLRADEVLQRKARSLKNVDIITSAQTTEVLGDGDRVIGLAYTDRQSGESKTISLAGIFVQIGLVPNTEFLKGVVDLSPRGEIEIGARGETSVAGVFAAGDVTTTPFKQIVIAVGSGATAALGAFDYLIRQPVLENSAEQIANQAA; the protein is encoded by the coding sequence ATGTTAGACGCGAAAATGAAAACCCAGTTGGAGGCGTACCTCCAAAATCTAAAAACACCGGTAGAGCTGGTCGCGTATCTCGATGGCCAAGATAAATCCCGGGAACTTGAAACCCTGATGAACGAGGTGTCTGCGCTATCGCCGCTGGTATCACTGGTTGAGGGTGACGATCAAGATGCACGTCGACCCGCTATGGGCGTGCGTTCCGTGGCCAGTGGCACCGAGATGCGTTTTGCTGGTGTGCCGCTTGGTCACGAATTTACCTCATTGGTGTTGGCGGTGCTGCACAGCGGCGGCCACCCCATGAAGATAGATAAAGAGCTGATTGAACAAGTGCGCAATCTTGACGGCGAATACCGTTTTGAGACCTACATTTCTTTGAGCTGCCAGACCTGCCCAGAGGTGGTTCAGGCGCTGAATATGATGGCGGCGATCAACCCCCAGATTCGCAATGAAATGATCGACGGCGCGATGTTCCAAGACGAAGTGGAAGCGCGAAAAGTGCTGGCGGTGCCAACCGTGTTTATGAACGGCCAACAGTTTTCTCAGGGCCGTATTAGCTTGGCCGATATCTTAAAGAAGATGGACAAAAACGCCGGTGCGAGAAGCCTTAAAAAACTCGCCGAGAAAGACATATTTGATATGTTAGTGGTTGGCGGTGGCCCCGCTGGCGCCTCGGCGGCAATCTACGCGGCCCGTAAAGGAATTCGCACAGGCGTGTTGGCCGATAAATTTGGCGGTCAATTATTAGATACCGTGAGTATCGAAAACTTTATTTCGGTGAACGAAACCGAAGGGCCAAAATTGGTCGCCAATCTCGAGGCTCACGTTGGCGCTTACGATGTGGATATTATGGCGGGCCACCAAGCTAGCGGCTTATCGGTAGCTGACGACGGCAGCATCGAGATCAGTGTCGAGGGTGGCGCGGTATTGCGTAGCCGTTCGGTGTTGCTGGCGACCGGTGCTCGCTGGCGCGAAATGAATGTGCCGGGCGAACAAGAATACCGTGGTAAGGGCGTGGCCTACTGCCCGCACTGTGACGGCCCGCTGTTTAAAGGTAAATCGGTTGCGGTGATTGGCGGTGGTAACTCGGGTATTGAGGCCGCCATCGACCTTGCGGGAATCACCGGCCACGTCACCGTGTTGGAGTTTGACAGCAAGCTTCGCGCTGACGAGGTTTTGCAGCGCAAGGCGCGCTCACTAAAGAACGTCGATATTATCACCAGCGCCCAAACCACCGAAGTGCTAGGTGACGGCGACCGAGTGATTGGTTTGGCGTATACCGACCGCCAAAGCGGCGAGAGCAAAACCATTAGTCTGGCGGGTATCTTTGTGCAGATTGGTTTGGTGCCCAACACCGAGTTTTTAAAAGGGGTGGTAGACCTTAGTCCGCGGGGCGAAATTGAAATTGGCGCACGCGGTGAAACTTCGGTGGCTGGTGTGTTTGCCGCTGGCGACGTCACCACCACGCCCTTTAAGCAGATTGTAATTGCAGTGGGCAGTGGCGCAACCGCCGCCTTGGGCGCCTTCGACTACTTGATTCGCCAGCCGGTGTTGGAAAACAGCGCCGAGCAAATTGCAAACCAAGCTGCTTAA
- a CDS encoding integron integrase, giving the protein MVYSRGEIESILVQLRGPQKLMVALLYGSGLRSAELLALRIKDIDFSSNNIIVRSGKGDKDRSTMLPHQLIPELKRQIARVELLHEEDLADGFGEVYLPNALNRKSPSAAKEIAWQYLFPASRIGKDPRSGVFRRHHLHPTALGRHIRHAVRAAAINKPARAHSFRHSFATHLLEAGYDLRTIQELLGHSDISTTEIYTHVVNRGGKGVLSPADRLFSSSRVDD; this is encoded by the coding sequence GTGGTCTATAGCCGTGGCGAAATAGAATCAATTCTAGTTCAGCTTCGCGGCCCCCAAAAATTAATGGTGGCGTTACTTTATGGAAGTGGTTTACGAAGTGCTGAGTTATTGGCGCTTCGCATCAAAGATATCGATTTTAGTAGCAACAACATTATCGTGCGCTCAGGTAAAGGCGATAAAGATCGGTCCACCATGTTACCGCATCAATTGATACCGGAGCTGAAGCGCCAGATTGCACGGGTCGAGTTACTGCACGAGGAAGATTTGGCAGATGGTTTTGGTGAGGTGTATTTACCAAACGCCTTAAATCGAAAATCCCCTAGCGCAGCGAAGGAAATTGCTTGGCAATACTTATTCCCCGCTAGTCGCATTGGCAAAGACCCGCGATCAGGTGTTTTTAGACGGCATCACTTGCACCCGACAGCGCTAGGAAGACATATTCGTCATGCTGTACGGGCAGCCGCAATCAATAAGCCTGCGCGGGCCCACAGCTTTAGGCATAGTTTTGCGACACACCTTTTGGAAGCGGGTTATGATTTGCGCACTATTCAAGAATTGTTAGGGCATTCTGACATTTCAACAACGGAAATTTATACTCATGTTGTAAATCGAGGTGGGAAAGGCGTTTTGAGCCCAGCAGATCGCCTATTTTCGAGCAGTCGCGTTGATGATTAG
- a CDS encoding pteridine reductase — translation MATTFQPVALVTGGAQRIGAEICRQLHSRGYRVIIHYRHSSAAAEQLRDALNDLRADSATAMAADMTSFAEVQALAKNALGVWQRVDVLVNNASGFYPTPIDEATEADWDALMGSNIKGPFFLSQALAPALRNSAGCIINLVDIYAKNPLPSHSIYCMAKAGVAMMTQSLALELAPAIRVNGISPGNILWPNHASAYWEQEKQALEERVPLKREGEAGDIAKTAVFLAADAPYITGQIIAVDGGRSLAI, via the coding sequence ATGGCGACAACCTTTCAGCCTGTTGCCCTCGTGACCGGTGGCGCCCAGCGAATTGGCGCCGAAATTTGCCGCCAGCTTCACAGTCGCGGCTATCGCGTTATTATTCATTACCGCCACTCTAGCGCAGCGGCCGAGCAGCTGCGCGATGCCTTAAACGATCTGCGCGCAGACTCGGCGACGGCAATGGCCGCCGACATGACGTCCTTCGCCGAGGTGCAGGCGCTGGCTAAAAATGCCCTTGGGGTTTGGCAGCGTGTTGACGTGCTAGTGAACAACGCCTCGGGCTTTTACCCCACGCCCATAGACGAGGCGACCGAGGCGGACTGGGATGCGCTAATGGGCAGTAATATCAAAGGCCCGTTTTTTCTGTCACAAGCCTTGGCGCCAGCACTACGGAATAGCGCTGGCTGCATTATTAATCTGGTCGATATTTACGCCAAAAACCCCCTGCCCAGTCACAGTATTTATTGCATGGCCAAGGCGGGGGTGGCGATGATGACCCAGTCTTTGGCGCTGGAGTTAGCGCCCGCTATTCGCGTGAATGGCATTTCGCCCGGCAATATATTGTGGCCCAATCACGCCTCAGCCTATTGGGAGCAAGAAAAACAAGCATTAGAAGAACGAGTGCCGCTTAAGCGCGAAGGGGAGGCTGGCGACATCGCCAAAACAGCGGTGTTTTTGGCGGCGGATGCCCCCTATATCACCGGCCAGATCATTGCCGTCGACGGTGGTCGCAGCCTAGCAATTTAG
- a CDS encoding type II toxin-antitoxin system Phd/YefM family antitoxin, whose protein sequence is MTTLNATEARSKLYALIDETSKSHQPIIITGKRGNAVLLSEDDWNAVNETLHLLSIPGMRESIREGMDVELDKCSKSLDW, encoded by the coding sequence ATGACCACACTTAATGCCACAGAAGCTCGTTCCAAGCTTTACGCGCTAATAGATGAAACGTCTAAAAGTCACCAACCTATTATTATTACTGGCAAGAGGGGCAACGCTGTTTTGCTGTCGGAAGACGACTGGAATGCCGTCAATGAGACACTTCATCTGCTATCCATTCCCGGTATGCGCGAATCTATCCGAGAAGGTATGGACGTCGAACTCGACAAGTGTAGTAAGAGCCTTGATTGGTGA
- a CDS encoding type II toxin-antitoxin system ParD family antitoxin, with protein sequence MSMHRKTITLTEQQENWVKCQIDGGHFGNDSEYIRHLIRQDQHSQERLLELRQALKKGEASGKSRPLDMSAVKRAGRKLIKAAE encoded by the coding sequence ATGAGTATGCATCGGAAAACTATCACACTAACGGAACAACAAGAAAACTGGGTGAAGTGTCAGATTGATGGTGGGCATTTCGGCAACGACAGTGAATACATCCGCCATCTCATCAGACAGGATCAGCATTCCCAAGAGCGCCTTTTAGAGCTTAGGCAGGCGCTTAAGAAGGGTGAGGCCAGTGGCAAATCCCGTCCGCTAGATATGTCTGCTGTTAAAAGGGCTGGGCGTAAACTTATCAAGGCTGCTGAGTAG
- the ahpC gene encoding alkyl hydroperoxide reductase subunit C, with protein MFPTIINTKVQPFKATAYHNGDFVDVSDADLLGKWSVLVFYPADFTFVCPTELGDMADHYAQLQEMGVEVYSVSTDTHFTHKAWHDSSDTIGKIQYPMIGDPTGKISRNFGVMIEEDGLALRGTFVINPEGEIKVAELHDLGIGRSAKELVRKVQAAQYVAEHDGEVCPAAWQPGEATLSPSLDLVGKI; from the coding sequence ATGTTCCCAACGATTATCAATACCAAGGTTCAGCCCTTTAAAGCCACTGCCTACCACAATGGCGATTTTGTCGACGTCAGCGATGCTGATCTGTTAGGCAAGTGGTCTGTGCTGGTCTTCTACCCCGCTGACTTTACCTTTGTCTGCCCCACTGAGCTGGGCGATATGGCCGACCACTACGCGCAGTTGCAAGAAATGGGCGTAGAAGTTTACTCAGTGTCTACCGATACCCACTTTACCCACAAAGCGTGGCACGACAGCTCCGACACCATTGGCAAGATCCAATACCCAATGATTGGTGACCCAACGGGCAAGATCTCGCGCAATTTTGGCGTAATGATCGAGGAAGATGGTTTGGCACTGCGGGGCACGTTTGTTATTAACCCCGAGGGCGAAATTAAAGTCGCCGAGCTTCACGATCTTGGCATTGGCCGCTCAGCCAAAGAGCTAGTGCGTAAGGTGCAAGCTGCTCAATACGTTGCCGAGCACGATGGCGAAGTTTGCCCCGCAGCATGGCAGCCAGGTGAAGCGACACTGTCTCCTTCTTTGGACCTAGTTGGCAAAATTTAA
- a CDS encoding Txe/YoeB family addiction module toxin: MSWTLYFTKQAQKDARKLASSGLKDKAQELLKIVERNPYQNPPPYEKLIGDLAGAYSRRINIQHRLVYQVLEEEKAIKVLRLWTHYE, translated from the coding sequence GTGAGCTGGACTCTTTATTTCACTAAACAGGCTCAAAAAGATGCTCGAAAACTAGCGTCGTCCGGGCTAAAGGATAAGGCTCAGGAGCTGCTGAAAATTGTCGAAAGGAACCCGTATCAAAATCCTCCTCCCTATGAAAAATTAATTGGGGATTTAGCGGGCGCCTATTCTCGCCGAATAAACATCCAGCATCGCTTGGTATACCAAGTGTTGGAAGAGGAAAAAGCGATCAAAGTATTGAGGCTATGGACTCACTATGAGTAA